The DNA sequence GTTGGAGACTTTGGCGAAAGAACTGCTTGACAAAGAGATTCTTTACCAAAATGATCTTAACAGACTGATCGGTGAGCGTCCGCACGGTACGAAAACTACGTATCAGGAATATACACAAGGTCATCATGACGCTCCTGATTTGGGTAAACCTACAGACACAGAAAATGCGGATGTAGTAACAGGTTCGGGTTCAACTCAACCTCCAAAGGAGAAAAGTGAAGACCAATAGGTGAGAAATTTTGTTTTATCGCTATAAATTGAAAAACTCCGGCGCCGTTGTGGTACCGGAGTTTTTTTATTCAGAAGCTAGAAGCCAAAGAAATAATCTAGTCATTAAAGAATGTTGGTGTACACAGCTTGTACATCGTCATCATCCTCAATTTTGTCAAGCATTTTTTCAATATCAACCAACTGCTCTTCTGTGAACTCCACTGGAGAAGTAGGGATACGCTGCAAGGTTGCTTTTTTCATTTCAATACCTTTGTCCTCAAAAGCTTGTGTGATTACACCAAAGTTCGTGTAGTCGCCATATGCAATTGCAGTTTCATCTTCAGTATCAATTTCCTCAACTCCTGCGTCGATCAGTTCCAGTTCCAGCTCGTCCAGATCAATCTCTTCAGTCAGTTCAAATTCGACAACAGCTCTTCTGTTGAACATGAATTCCAATGATCCGTTTGGTACCAGTCCGCCACCTGCTTTGTTGAAGTAAGACTTTACATTGGCAACTGTACGGTTCATATTGTCTGTAGCACATTCTACAAATACCAAAACACCGTGAGGGCCTTTGCCTTCGTAGTTAATCTCAACGTAAGCATCTGCGTCCTTGCCTTCCGCTCTTTTGATGGCATTGTCGATATTGTCCTTTGGCATGTTCTGAGCTTTGGCGTTTTGGATAGCCGTTCTCAGCTTGGCATTCATGTCAGGGTCTGAACCACCTTCTTTGGCTGCCAGTGTGATGTTCTTAGCCAGTTTTGGAAATATCTTGGACATCTTGTCCCAACGTTTCTCTTTTGCCGCTCTGCGGTATTCAAATGCTCTTCCCATAATATTTATATAGTTTTGCTAAAGGCTTAATTTCTCAGTCTTGGTCTGCACTATTGGCAGTTGTAGGACTTTACTCTAGATGAATAATATATTCACAAAAATATCAAGTTCTGTGAAAAAATTATTGCTCAGATCATTATAAGATCACCTAGAATTACTCCTTTTCTCTCAGATCGTACTGATGCCGCAAAATTGATGAAAGTATAGAAATGATGCAATACCCTTCTGATTTATTGGTATCCTGCCGCTTGTAAATTGAATAGTTCTGCATAGAGTTTGGGTTGAATCATAAGTTCCTCATGGGTTCCAAGCTCATGTATCTTTCCATCTTTCAGGACAAGGATGCGGTCTGCCATACGAACAGTACTGAACCTGTGAGAGATAATGATGCTTGTTTTGCCTTTTGTCAGTCCAATAAAGCGTTCAAACACTTCATACTCAGCTTTGGCGTCTAGTGCAGATGTAGGCTCGTCCAAGATAATCAGCTCCGCATCTTTCATATAAGCCCTTGCAAGGGCTACTTTTTGCCATTGACCTCCTGAGAGTTCCTGTCCTTTGACAAATCGTTTACCTAGCTGTTGGTCATAACCCAGTTTCATTTTATCTGCTACTTCATCCGCAAGGCTCAATTGGGCTGATTGCTTGATTTTATCAAGGTTATCAACTTCATTGATGTTCCCTACGGCAATGTTTTCTTTTAAGGTAAACTCATAGCGGAAGAAGTCTTGGAAAATCACCCCAAACATTTTCTGGTATTCAACCAACTCAAATTTTCGAATATCCACTCCATCGAGCAGGATTTGTCCCGAAGTAGGTTCATAAAACCGGAGAAGCAGTTTGATAAGGGTCGTTTTTCCGGCGCCATTTTGCCCGACAAATGCCATTTTTTCTCCTGCTTTCAACTCAAATGAGACACCTTTCAACACTTTTTTCTCAGTGTCAGGGTAAGCAAAATGTAGGTCAATAATCTGAAAACCTTCTTTGATGTTTTTAGGCAGTGGAAGATACTCCGTAGTAGGTTGTGGAACCTCAAGGTCGATAAAGTCAAAGTAATCCTTGAGGTAAAGGGCACTTTCTGAAATTCTTGTAAATGTAGAGAAGAAGTCCTGAAGGTTACGCCTCAGCCTGTTGAATGAGCCTGAGAGGAATGTAAGCTCACCGATGGTAATAAGACCTGTAAGTACCCTGTAAATAATGAGTATATAGGCGCCGTAATAACAGGCTGTGCCTAAGATGTTGAAAAGAAAGCCGAACAGGCTTCGTTTTACAGCAATTGTACGATTGAGCAGGAAGTAGTGGTGCGAAAGGTTCTTGAACCTGTCAGCAACAAAGTCGGTGAGTCCAAATAGTTTGATCTCCTTGGCGGTTTTATCATTGGCACCAATGTAGCGTAGGTAGTCTAGTTCACGTCGCTCAGAAGTCCAGCTTCGAGCCAGTGAGTATTGTTGCTGGCTGTACTTGATCTCATTGATAAAAGAAGGTATAATACTTAAGACTAATAGTAGAATTAGCCAAGGCTCGAAGTAGATCAGCCCTGCAATCAGAGAAGAGGTGGAGATGATGCTCTGCGCTTGTCCCAGAACGTTGGACATCAGGTTAACCCTATTGAAAGTTTGAGTACGGGCTCTCTCCAACTTATTGTAGAACTCAGCGTCTTCGAGCAGGTCGATATTGATTTCATTGGTTTTTCTAATGATCCTGATCGAAGATTTGTTGGAATATAGGTCTCCAAGTAGTCCATCTGTCAGGGAGATAGCCCTACCGATTAGATCAGAGAGTAACGCTAATCCCAATTCAATTCCGATATACCACCAAAGTGTACTGAAATCCTGATCTGGATAATTTGTCAACCGGATGATCTCATCAATAATCAGTTTGCCCACCCAAAGCAGCATAACAGGCGTAAGGGCACCGATCAGTCTGCAAAAGAGACTCAGTATGAATAACCCTTTGTTGGTGTTCCAGACTTCCTTGAAAAACCTTGGGATGTATTTTAACGCCTGAAATGAGGTGTTCAGGTCAGGCTTCTGTTTGTCCTTCAAGGACTGTAAATTTTTACGCATAAAATATCAGGATATCCTTTCCTGTAACCACAAGGAAAGCTTTAGTATGATTTCAATATAATAATCATACAAAATAAGAATTGTTTGAAAGGACAAAAGGAAAAGGATGTAAAACAAAAAAGCCCTACACCATCAGGTGTAGGGCTAATCTATAGTATAGATACTAGTATCTAAAGTCTATCTTATCAACCACCGAAGTCGTCGAACAGTACGTTTTCTGGAGGAACACCGAAGTCCTCACACATCTTAACTACTGCCGCGTTCATCATTGGAGGTCCACAGAAGTAGAACTCTACTTCCTCTGGCTCAGGGTGCTTGCCCAAGTAGTTGTCGATCAGCGCTTGGTGAACGAAACCTAGGAAACCATCGCCATCATCATCCAGTGACTTCTTCTCCTTCCAGTTATCTTCTGGCATTGGATCAGAAAGTACTAGGTGGAACTTGAAGTTAGGGAATTCTTTCTCGATGTTTCTGAAATCATCGATGTAGAACAACTCTCTCTTCGAACGGCCACCGTACCAGAATGATACTTTTCTACCTGATTTCAACGTGTGGAACAGGTGGAAAAGGTGTGAACGCATTGGCGCCATACCAGCACCACCACCTACGTAGATCATCTCCTTGTCAGTGTCCTTGATGAAGAACTCACCGTAAGGACCAGAGATTACTACTTTGTCGCCTGGCTTTCTTGAGAATACATAAGAAGAACAGATACCTGGATTTACATCCATCCATGCGTTCTTCGCTCTGTCCCAAGGAGGAGTAGCGATACGGATGTTCAACATCACGATGTTTCCTTCAGCAGGGTGGTTGGCCATAGAGTATGCACGGAAGATCGGATCATCGTTCTTCATCTTCAGACCCCACAGACCAAACTTGTCCCACTCAGCTTGGAACTCATCAGGTTTTTTGCCCATTCTAGGGTGAGCAGTAATATCGATATCCTTGAAGCTTACTTCAATAGAAGGAACGTCAATTTGGATGTAGCCACCAGCCTGGAAGTCGAGGATTTCGCCTTCAGGAAGCTTCACAACAAATTCTTTGATGAAAGATGCCACGTTGTAGTTGGACACCACTTCACATTCCCACTTCTTAATACCGAAGATCTCTTCTGGGATTTCGATACGCATGTCATTCTTAACTTTAACCTGACATGCCAATCTCACGTGTTCTTGCTGTTCTGCTCTGCTCAGGTGACCAACTTCTGTCGGAAGCACATCTCCTCCTCCTTCGATTACCTTACACTTACACATGGCGCATGTACCGCCACCACCACAAGCGGAAGGAAGGAAAATTTTCTGTGCAGACAGGGTTGTCAGCAGAGTCGATCCCGCAGACACTTCAACCGGGTTTGACTCATCGCCATTCATGATCAGTTTTACAGGTCCGCTTTGCACCAATTTCTTTTGGGCAAAAAGCAGGACGAAAACCAATAGCAGAATAACCAGAGTAAACGCAACGATCGCTGCAGGTACTACGACTGATAACTCCATTTGAATTAAATTGATGTTTGTTTAAACGATTCAAAAATTTCGGTGCAAATATAAGACACTTACAGCCCTAATAAAAGTATTTTCGATAGTTTGGATATTGCGATTTTAAGTAGAAGTCTAATGTGCCTTTTATATTCTTTCTCTTTGTGAGGTAACATGCTGTAGAAGAAAAAGTTACTTTTTTGTCAATTATGGTCTTAAAATACCTGTATGTAGGCTGTAGAATATTTTTTTGCGCTTATTTAGGCTCGTTTTCACCCCTAAAAAGTCTCTATAACCATATTAAAGTGAATATATGTTAAGGTGGACAACTTCAAAACCTTACATAATTATATGAAGTTAGTCTGGCTTGCTTAAATTCCTTTTATGAAACTGATCAATCCTTCGGGTAGTAAAAGTAGTAATGCTGCTTTAAAATGTTGTATTACAATTATTTGCATTATTTAAAGACTGTTTGTTTAACCCATATGTTTATTGACTGAAAAATGACTGAAGAAGTTTGTAACTCAAGTAACCAAGTGTTTTTCAGAGGGGAGTACCTTCCTACTGATAACATGTTGAATTGTGAATGGATAGGTTTTATTGCTGAAATTGAGCCATCCAAAGAAGCTTGTAATAAGGTGGTGGAGCTGTCAAAGAAGTACAACAGCAGTTGTGTATTAAATGATAACCGTAATCAGACAGGCCCTTGGCCTAAGATTGATGATTGGCTGGAAAATCATTGGATGCCTTCTTTGGCTGCAGCAGGAGTGAAATTTATCGCTCATATCCACTCTCCAAATGTTTTTACCAATTTTTCAGCCCAGAAGCACTTTAAAGACACCAAACATGGTATAGAATTCAAGCATTTTCAGGATGAGGAGGAAGCTAAAAACTGGTTGAAAGAGATGGCGAAGGAAATCGGAATGTAGTGTTTTGGGAGTGAAATAATCATCAGAAAATCAAAGCTTGTATCTCTTGTAAAGATACGAGCTTTTTTAATGTTAATACTTCCTAGTCTGTGTTGATAACGACAGTGATTTTTTAATCAGCTTACACATTACGGGAATTTTATTTTTCAATGGTCAAGTAAGGAAATATTGCTTTCACAAATTGGGATGATGTAAACCTGTTTTGGTTTCTTAACACATTGAATACGATATGTGTTAAGGTTTTGATAATCAGGTGTGATGTATAAAGAAAATACAAGTATTTTTCAGTCAAATTGCTTATATTAGATGGAACTAATCAGAATAGTTCCATTCTAAAGAGGTCTGTTGGGACTTCTTAACTTTTTCCCCTCATCAAAACCAGCTTGTAACTGATGAAGTGATTAGACTATTACACAGTTCCTGTTTTGGAAAAGCCAAGACAGTGTCAGCATTTAAGGTCCGGACATGATGTGGGACAGCTGAATGAAGAGTAAAATCAACCGGTCAACCACTATGAAAACTATGAAAAGACGCAAAGAAAAAAAGCCTAAGGTTAATGAAGAACTTCAAGGCTTTGACATTAGGATTAATGCATCGGGAGAGATTGAAAGTAACTATACCATTGACCAGCTTAACCGATTCCTTGACAAACATGTTATTGACAAAAAACTGAAAAACAGGGAAGACTTGGACGTTGTCCGTGAAGACTGATCAGACAGAACATTATTGTAAAAAACATAGGAGCCTCCTTTATAGGGGGCTTTTTTTGTTGTGATACACATTGGCCATTCTTGTCAACCGTATCATTTATCCTAAATTTGAAAAAATTCGAGATAAAAGCTTCCAAGAGAAGCCATATACCATAGAGAAGTTGAGATGGCAGAAAATCCAAGAGCAGTTGAGTTTTTTGACGAACTGTACGAACTACATATAGAAGACCTGCTGGACGGCAGACAGAAATATACTAAGCTGAAGACCTTGCTTGAGCAGATCTGTAAGGATCTAACCAAGGATGAGCGGATGCATACTTCCAACCTGTTTGCTAGGTTGGCTTTTTTGGGTAACAAGAAGAAGCTTTCACGTAGGTTACTATGGAGCTTGCATGCCGTGCGGATTACAGCAGAAAAAGTACGGAAACATCGCTATAACCCTACTGAAAATGAGTGGTTTTTTGCCGTGCAGACGGTAGCTTCAGGTATCAGTGTGCTTTATGCAGAAGAAGTGGATGAGGAAAAACAGCCTTTGGATATTCCTGAACGCTTGGCTGAAATCCAACCGGATAAAGTGCCGTACCATGCTGAACCAAGGCAAATAGAGGAGCGTATTGGTTGCCTGAGAGTCGAAGTATTGGACATTAATAAGGAAGAGGGAATACTACTTTGTGCTGATGAAAGCAACCACGATGAGGATATGATCAAGGTGCGTTTCAATGTCTATGACTGGAACAT is a window from the Limibacter armeniacum genome containing:
- a CDS encoding YebC/PmpR family DNA-binding transcriptional regulator, yielding MGRAFEYRRAAKEKRWDKMSKIFPKLAKNITLAAKEGGSDPDMNAKLRTAIQNAKAQNMPKDNIDNAIKRAEGKDADAYVEINYEGKGPHGVLVFVECATDNMNRTVANVKSYFNKAGGGLVPNGSLEFMFNRRAVVEFELTEEIDLDELELELIDAGVEEIDTEDETAIAYGDYTNFGVITQAFEDKGIEMKKATLQRIPTSPVEFTEEQLVDIEKMLDKIEDDDDVQAVYTNIL
- the nqrF gene encoding NADH:ubiquinone reductase (Na(+)-transporting) subunit F; amino-acid sequence: MELSVVVPAAIVAFTLVILLLVFVLLFAQKKLVQSGPVKLIMNGDESNPVEVSAGSTLLTTLSAQKIFLPSACGGGGTCAMCKCKVIEGGGDVLPTEVGHLSRAEQQEHVRLACQVKVKNDMRIEIPEEIFGIKKWECEVVSNYNVASFIKEFVVKLPEGEILDFQAGGYIQIDVPSIEVSFKDIDITAHPRMGKKPDEFQAEWDKFGLWGLKMKNDDPIFRAYSMANHPAEGNIVMLNIRIATPPWDRAKNAWMDVNPGICSSYVFSRKPGDKVVISGPYGEFFIKDTDKEMIYVGGGAGMAPMRSHLFHLFHTLKSGRKVSFWYGGRSKRELFYIDDFRNIEKEFPNFKFHLVLSDPMPEDNWKEKKSLDDDGDGFLGFVHQALIDNYLGKHPEPEEVEFYFCGPPMMNAAVVKMCEDFGVPPENVLFDDFGG
- a CDS encoding ABC transporter ATP-binding protein, encoding MRKNLQSLKDKQKPDLNTSFQALKYIPRFFKEVWNTNKGLFILSLFCRLIGALTPVMLLWVGKLIIDEIIRLTNYPDQDFSTLWWYIGIELGLALLSDLIGRAISLTDGLLGDLYSNKSSIRIIRKTNEINIDLLEDAEFYNKLERARTQTFNRVNLMSNVLGQAQSIISTSSLIAGLIYFEPWLILLLVLSIIPSFINEIKYSQQQYSLARSWTSERRELDYLRYIGANDKTAKEIKLFGLTDFVADRFKNLSHHYFLLNRTIAVKRSLFGFLFNILGTACYYGAYILIIYRVLTGLITIGELTFLSGSFNRLRRNLQDFFSTFTRISESALYLKDYFDFIDLEVPQPTTEYLPLPKNIKEGFQIIDLHFAYPDTEKKVLKGVSFELKAGEKMAFVGQNGAGKTTLIKLLLRFYEPTSGQILLDGVDIRKFELVEYQKMFGVIFQDFFRYEFTLKENIAVGNINEVDNLDKIKQSAQLSLADEVADKMKLGYDQQLGKRFVKGQELSGGQWQKVALARAYMKDAELIILDEPTSALDAKAEYEVFERFIGLTKGKTSIIISHRFSTVRMADRILVLKDGKIHELGTHEELMIQPKLYAELFNLQAAGYQ